Proteins from one Mobula birostris isolate sMobBir1 chromosome 10, sMobBir1.hap1, whole genome shotgun sequence genomic window:
- the LOC140203971 gene encoding probable G-protein coupled receptor 139 has protein sequence MHDRISGQVYAIYYPILAAFGVPVNLVAIVILSQGRCGLSRCITWYLVSMAVADLLVVISAVIFNRIVSIYFPFSFMSLTPACTLSTVIIYAVTESSVWLTVAFTFDRFVAICCQKLKTKYCTERTAAFVIGVICVLSCLKSIPWYFIYEPLYIIDNKPWFCTRKLIYSTSLVWTVYDWGARILNPGLPFVLIILCNVLTVRHILMANRARRNFRSRNNGHKKSDPEMKSRRKSTILLFLISGSFILLWMTYVVDFLYIEISGEPYFSGSNFNDPRFIRQESGNMLQLLSSCTNTCIYVVTQNKFREELKAAVLYLWNRIASLIK, from the coding sequence ttaatttagtggcgattgtgatcctgtcccaaGGAAGATGCGGTCTCTCCAGATGCATCACATGGTACTTGGTGTCCATGGCGGTGGCAGATCTGCTGGTTGTTATCTCCGCTGTCATATTTAATCGgattgttagcatttattttccaTTTAGTTTTATGTCTTTGACTCCGGCTTGTACTCTGAGCACGGTGATAATTTATGCAGTGACCGAGAGTTCGGTCTGGTTGACAGTCGCTTTTACTTTTGATCGATTTGTagccatttgttgccagaagttgaaaacaaaatattgcaccgagagaacggcggcatTTGTCATTGGGGTAATCTGTGTGTTGAGCTGTTTGAAAAGCATCCCATGGTACTTCATCTACGAACCGCTGTACATAATTGACAATAAGCCCTGGTTTTGTACCAGAAAATTAATCTACAGCACATCACTCGTGTGGACAGTGTATGATTGGGGTGCACGAATTTTAAACCCCGGGCTGCCGTTTGTCTTAATTATACTCTGCAATGTGCTAACAGTGAGGCACATTCTTATGGCTAACAGAGCCCGCAGAAACTTCAGGTCCCGGAACAATGGACATAAAAAGAGCGATCCAGAGATGAAGAGTCGAAGAAAGTCTACCATTTTACTCTTCCTGATCTCCGGCAGTTTCATCCTTCTGTGGATGACCTATGTTGTAGATTTCCTCTATATCGAAATTTCAGGTGAACCATATTTCAGTGGTTCCAATTTCAATGACCCCAGGTTCATTCGCCAGGAAAGTGGAAACATGCTTCAGCTGCTGAGCTCTTGCACTAACACCTGTATTTATGTGGTGACTCAAAATAAATTCAGAGAGGAGTTGAAGGCTGCAGTACTATATCTTTGGAATCGAATTGCTTCGTTAATAAAATGA